One Nymphaea colorata isolate Beijing-Zhang1983 chromosome 12, ASM883128v2, whole genome shotgun sequence genomic window, CAGTGTCTGACTGTAAAGAAGCTCATGAAGGACCAAATTTCCACCAATTACCACATAATGACCCTAAACCTTGACTACTTGATGCATATACTAAGGACAATTTTAAGCCTGGAAGGAGTGAACAACAGATGAACAACGATTAAACCTCATATTTCATGCCACAGCAAGAAGAATCAGAAGATTGAAAAATAAGACAGATTTCTCAAGCAGAAGAATAAATGCGCTAGAATTCCAATTTTGTTCATATGTAGTGTAGGATATTTAAATGCATTGGTCCAGCAATAGATCGTGTATCCAACAAAGCACTCACAAATTGAAATTCCCAAGGGAACTTGCAAATAGTACTGATGGCAATTACCAAACATCAGAACCTGACTCCCCCTACAGTGTTAACATTCTTTGCTTTGAATGCTCATTCTGTAAAGAGATGTAGGACTTCTATTGGAAAGTTGAAATGTAGCTTGAAAGCTCCACCAGAATCGAAAGCAGGTCCTATTTTTTTGGCATAATCTGGTTAATTAGAATATATCCCCATCAACGAAGCCGCTATGGAAGCTTCCAGGCATCTACATGATTGTGACCACAAACAACAGGGCTTGTCGCATGATAAAATAACGATACTGAAATGtatattaaaataaagaaaagcaaacAAAGACATATAGTTTGACCTACAGATGCTTACAACCAGCACTTAATCATCTAAAGAGATAATTTAAGTATAATTCAAGAATAAATTGAACTGCTTaaaatagccaaaaaaaaaaacattttgaataTAGCAGCCAGAAGCTTCTATCTAAGTGGCAAAGTTACTTCAGAAGCCGAAAATTTCATGCTTCTTTTGCAGAGGAGAACTTGAGGAAGCTCATCTTTTACTGACAGATGACTCAGTTCTTATAATAGCAAAAATTGGCTTAGTCCACTCATTTTTGCTTCCTTAattgattttctcattcttttgattGTCATATCCTTGCTTCCTCATTACCCTTTATTTTTCACATCAGTACATATGATTTACTCTAAGTATCATATTTGGTCATTTACCAATTTAATCTCATCTCCATATTTTCATGTTTCTACAATTGAATATGCCAGATAGTGATGACAGCACAAATGGCGCTTGGCAACAAAATATAAACCATTGGAACTTCCAATCCACAAGATGAATACCAAGTTAAGTTTAAAATATTGCTGTGCACGTTCTGCACAGGCACTCAATGCTGCTGACTGCCTTCTAAGTACAGAATAATTTTGCAGCATTAGTTGTATGCATAAGAGTTATGTTATCGACCCACGTTTTTCTAAAATGAGAAACTTCCCTCCATACCCCACTACCTGGCTGTAAGAAAGCATTTAGCAAACATCTTATACTTTTGCAATAACGAATCTCCCACCTAGACGAACatcattttgaatttgttttttccaaaaagcTGAGAAATCTGTGAAATACCTGACTCAGGAAGTCAATAACATGATTGCCAGATAGATGATGATCATGACTCCTCTTGTTGCACTTCCCTCATTTCTAAGCTTGGCAATATCGCCATAGCTTCACCGTCAATGACCACATGATTCCCATCTTTTAGGCATTTCGTCCGAAATTTTGCTCTGTAAATTTGAATAAATGGAAAAAGGTGCGTCAAATAAAACTGGAAAAGTCCGTCAGAGTTCTCAAAACTTGGGAGTAACAAAATCAGTTCAGAATACTACAGGTGCCTCTTCCTGTTTTCTCTTAGATGTAATGTTTGTACTTCAGCAACAACTTTCTCCCCAACATAAACTGGAGACCTAAATTGAAGAGTCTGCGAGACATATACTGCCCCAGGCTGCACAATATCCAAAAAGGAGTGAACTGGTATTTAGAAAAGAATCTGTCAAGTACAATTTGCGGTCACAGGTTAACTGAAGTACATCGAGAAAAGAGCAGACACCAAATAATAAGGCCGAAATAATCAGCAATCCAAGAGCAAATAAAACACGGCAATGATATACATAGAAGAAATTGGATGAATGGTTTAAACGCCTAAAAGCTGTTAACTGTCTGCGTCTTACATAAACTCGAATTATTACTTGCAAAACGAATTGAAGCGAGATGGAGAATGCCCTGTTAGACAGTCATTGCATTCGAGCTGATGATCACATCATATTCAAACCTGGCATATGCACACCGCATCACCGTAACACGTTCTTGGCCATTGTCAAATAAATGTCAATCACAATCAACATTTTGCCATTAACTTTATCTGTATGGTCTGATTATTTATCTTCACTtgtgttcttttccttttaaaactTACCAACAAAAGACGGTACGAATCCTTTATgttttatacatacatataactACTGAAACCAACTGGTTGCAGTCTCAGTGTTAGATACCTAGCTACATCAGACGCCAAGGTTTTCCGTGTCTGAAACCAAGCGAAATGCAAAAAGGGGGAAGTCACCGAAAAATACGCCTCTGTAATCAGAAtggggaaagagaaaaaggacggTTAGAGAAATTAAAGAAACGGAAAACAGGGATCTCACGAAATGAGAAGCGATGACGTTGGGGAAGAGGGAGGCTACGAGCATCCCGTGGACGACGCGATCCCGGAATCCGAAGAGGCGGGCAAGATCGGCGTCGAAGTGGACGGGGTTGGTGTCGTGGCTGACCTTCGAGTAGGCGTCGACGTCCGCGGGAGTGAACACCCTCCATCTCCTCAGAACATCGCCGACTTCAATCGTCCGAATCGTCGGAGGaggagacgaagaagaagacgagaaaaaggaaagcagagAGCGGGACTTGGGGGCGAGGGTCTTCCTCAGCGTCATGTGTTTGGTTTCCGGAGAAGAGGAGAAACGCAATAAGCTCCAGCAACGTGGAACGCTACCCTTCATTTGGATTCATCTTGTAAAGAGAAAGTGATGCAAATGCTCGCCCTGAAAGTCGAAGCACCGGCCAGCTGCTCCGACTTCTGTCCCTCGTCTCTTTCCTCTGCTCTCTTTGGCGGGCGTTCCTTCGTTACCACGCCCAGTGTTATTTAACCAGCCGCTCGTGAGCAATTCACAAATCGGCCCCcaacttttaaacttttatcGAGCAGCCGCCCAATAGAAAACGTCTGGATTCATTCATATACGTGCAGAGATAATTTGATATTCTTCTAGATGCAAATCTGCCTAGGTTCTATTTTACAGCAACGTTTCTTATTTAGCTTCAAATCTAGTAGATTGATCTGCACTAATTAACTTGGTCTCCTCATGAACCGAACGAAGAAATACAAGAGTGACTAAGTATGCATTACTTGACTTGGATTGCATGTCAGTTCCTAGAAAATTCTTATTTAATTTGGTGCTATTCGCTAGTTTGAAAATTTCCCTATAGTAGACAGTTTTTTGTGATAATACAGGCAATATATATTTTCCGATGATAAAATGAAACTTAAACTGACGAGTTTCCTAGGCTATACTTCAAATAAGCTTACTTTTGCTGCTTAAATAGGTCaccaaaattttatgaaaaattacaCCCAAAAGTTTGTTGATATATCATACATTTTAAGGAACTAAATATTGCTTTTGAAGAAAGttaggaaaaaaatgaagtgtAGTATAtcgtttttattgttttcctttagGAGCACTGGTCCGCATGAAGAATGGCTACAATTTTGGGAGATTTGGACCAAATCCTGGGTTAGAGAATAAGGCAATCTCTAGAGTCATTATAATTCAGTCCCATGCAGAATCAATTCTTAACATACTTACCTTTATGCCATCCTTGGCCATGCTTTCACTCTTTAAATAAGATGAAAACCAAagccatttctctctctctctctcttttatcaaTAGTAAGTGTCCCAGAAATTTCTTCCTGTAAatctgtttttctcttctttttttattgttggtGTAAGATTAACGATCATATATGCCGTCTTTTTCTTGCGTTGTCTTTGGGCAGGCACATATCATGAAGACGGATCCAAGTAATTTGCATCAGCTCCTTAGGAGTTATTTGCTCTTGTTGGTTTCCTTTCAGTTTATTGCAGGTATGCATCATATGATCACTTGTGACAATTCATATTCTTTAACAAGTAAATGAAGACATTGTTTCTAATAGTTATTGCATTAAGCAACTATTTCATATAAACCCAAAATATGAGTTTGTCTGtggtatgtatgtatatatgtgtgcatcTATGTGTATGGTCGAACAAAATACATACTACTACATGTTATTAGAATTGCAAATGCAATACTTTACATGATCAGCAGAGGCGATGACGGAACGCAGCACAAACTCACGATTGCG contains:
- the LOC116265395 gene encoding uncharacterized protein LOC116265395 — encoded protein: MKGSVPRCWSLLRFSSSPETKHMTLRKTLAPKSRSLLSFFSSSSSSPPPTIRTIEVGDVLRRWRVFTPADVDAYSKVSHDTNPVHFDADLARLFGFRDRVVHGMLVASLFPNVIASHFPGAVYVSQTLQFRSPVYVGEKVVAEVQTLHLRENRKRHLAKFRTKCLKDGNHVVIDGEAMAILPSLEMREVQQEES